A portion of the Myxococcales bacterium genome contains these proteins:
- a CDS encoding VWA domain-containing protein encodes MTAGPARIVCISALGALTALACSAGDARNLGSTKPSAAPGGPIAFEDGGAPGNAPGTVGAVTAGSACATAAAGATRPPAHLVFMYDRSFSMGFTIGGAGGMSVWDACKAGLTGFFASSSSAGLRASLAFFGRDDTLDSLTTCSASSYAKPDVAMTSLPNATAFSQAINATKPFTGTPTLPALQGAIAHAKAIKAKVGAHERVSVVLVTDGAPTGCTDNTLDAVHDAAAAAAALGIATYVVGIGTVQNMQTIASGGGTTAIQVSAASPSQVESDLEAALGQIGASALGCEFALPPPPAGQALDVNAVNVNYTPSGGAASTLLYSGDCSDGKGWRYDSVTAPTKILFCPAMCKTLEADRGGKMDVIFGCTTELPAGGAPPK; translated from the coding sequence TTGACGGCCGGCCCCGCTCGCATCGTCTGCATCAGCGCGCTTGGCGCGCTCACCGCCCTTGCTTGCAGCGCCGGTGATGCGCGCAACCTCGGGTCCACGAAGCCAAGCGCCGCCCCCGGCGGCCCCATCGCCTTCGAAGACGGCGGTGCTCCCGGCAACGCCCCCGGCACCGTAGGCGCCGTCACGGCGGGGTCTGCCTGCGCGACGGCCGCCGCGGGCGCCACACGACCGCCGGCTCACCTCGTCTTCATGTACGACCGCTCCTTCAGCATGGGCTTCACCATCGGCGGTGCGGGCGGCATGAGCGTTTGGGACGCGTGCAAGGCCGGGCTAACCGGGTTCTTCGCCTCCTCGAGCTCCGCCGGGCTCCGGGCCTCGCTCGCGTTTTTCGGCCGCGACGACACGCTCGATTCGCTCACCACCTGCAGCGCGAGCTCCTACGCGAAGCCCGACGTCGCCATGACCTCGCTACCGAACGCGACGGCCTTCTCGCAGGCCATCAACGCCACCAAGCCGTTCACGGGAACGCCAACCTTGCCAGCGCTCCAAGGCGCCATCGCGCACGCCAAGGCCATCAAGGCCAAGGTCGGGGCCCACGAGAGGGTCTCCGTCGTGCTCGTGACCGATGGCGCCCCGACGGGCTGCACCGACAACACGCTCGACGCCGTCCATGACGCAGCGGCGGCAGCGGCGGCCTTGGGTATCGCCACTTACGTCGTCGGCATCGGCACCGTCCAGAACATGCAGACCATCGCCTCCGGCGGAGGCACGACGGCGATCCAAGTAAGCGCCGCCTCGCCCAGCCAAGTCGAGAGCGATCTCGAGGCGGCGCTCGGTCAGATCGGTGCGTCGGCCCTCGGCTGCGAGTTTGCGCTGCCGCCTCCGCCGGCGGGCCAGGCCCTCGACGTCAACGCGGTCAATGTAAACTACACGCCTTCCGGCGGTGCCGCGTCGACGTTGCTCTACAGCGGTGACTGCTCCGACGGCAAGGGCTGGCGCTACGACAGCGTCACGGCGCCCACGAAGATTCTCTTCTGCCCCGCCATGTGCAAGACGCTCGAGGCCGACCGCGGCGGCAAGATGGACGTCATCTTCGGCTGCACAACCGAACTCCCGGCCGGCGGCGCGCCGCCAAAATAG
- a CDS encoding RNA polymerase sigma factor: protein MTAEVTPSPDLKLAERCTLGDRAAQRELFQRERRHVHATLYRILGSNQHMDDLLQETFIAAFRALPTFRGEAKLSTWIDRIAVRVAFSHIRARRGQPSLEVVPEMAADDADAEERALAREAARHLYAALDKMDEKLRVAFSLHVLDGRPLLEVAAAMDATLVATKTRVFRARRALEAAARRDPVLAGMLGDGAAKTTARAPEEDGGAL from the coding sequence ATGACCGCGGAGGTCACGCCATCGCCCGATCTCAAGCTCGCCGAGAGGTGCACCCTCGGGGACCGCGCTGCGCAACGAGAGCTCTTTCAACGAGAGCGCAGGCACGTCCACGCCACCCTCTATCGCATCCTCGGCTCGAACCAACACATGGATGACCTGCTTCAGGAAACCTTCATCGCGGCCTTCCGTGCCCTGCCGACTTTCCGCGGAGAAGCCAAGCTATCCACTTGGATCGACCGCATCGCCGTTCGCGTGGCCTTCTCCCACATAAGGGCGCGCCGCGGGCAACCGTCGCTCGAAGTGGTCCCGGAGATGGCCGCCGACGACGCCGACGCCGAAGAGCGCGCGCTGGCCCGCGAAGCGGCGCGGCATCTCTACGCGGCGCTCGACAAGATGGACGAGAAGCTGCGCGTCGCATTTTCGCTCCACGTTCTCGACGGGCGACCGCTGCTCGAAGTCGCCGCCGCCATGGACGCCACCTTGGTGGCGACGAAGACCCGAGTGTTTCGTGCGAGGCGAGCGCTTGAGGCCGCGGCGCGGCGCGATCCCGTTCTTGCGGGTATGCTCGGGGATGGCGCCGCGAAGACCACCGCGCGCGCGCCGGAAGAGGACGGGGGTGCGCTGTGA
- a CDS encoding metallophosphoesterase yields the protein MLNHGSADGLRTLVLADLHLTRHTPKAVAEDLVRLVEAHRGTRIVFAGDLFDLSAESAHVSRDHGIEEGLRRYPAVARAFSEHVDKSGELWLVSGNHDREVGGGAADLASALQLTGDARARVKTTPWFFRLGALHVEHGHLYDPDNAPAHPLASAPTSLGVHFVEQFIAPTGAFAYLNVNDGTPLKLFLSSFSWYGRRAPYVIYRFFYSALTALFSSGPFFKDERARARLADERMKTFAADQGVALDVARGVLAGRARPTLDSMAHTFARLYLDRVFSTLGIGAGAAALALGRQVEGGAMLSMGVAMMAASWAIGHDRYAGTVAERLERGARSVADEAGARLVVFGHTHREATFERYANTGSFAFPRGAPGRPFLEIEGALDRPRALRRYWTSDAPR from the coding sequence ATGCTGAACCATGGATCGGCCGACGGTTTGCGCACGCTCGTCCTCGCGGACCTTCACCTGACGCGTCACACGCCCAAGGCCGTCGCCGAGGATCTCGTGCGCCTCGTTGAGGCCCATCGCGGGACGCGGATCGTCTTCGCGGGAGACCTCTTCGACCTCTCCGCCGAGTCGGCCCACGTCTCACGTGATCACGGCATCGAAGAGGGCCTGCGCCGCTACCCGGCCGTTGCTCGCGCCTTCTCCGAGCACGTCGACAAGAGCGGCGAGCTCTGGCTCGTGTCCGGCAATCACGATCGCGAGGTCGGTGGCGGCGCCGCTGATCTCGCCTCCGCGTTGCAGCTCACCGGCGACGCGCGCGCGCGTGTGAAGACGACGCCGTGGTTCTTTCGCCTTGGAGCCCTCCACGTTGAGCACGGCCACCTCTACGATCCGGACAACGCGCCGGCGCACCCCCTGGCGTCGGCACCGACGAGTCTTGGCGTCCACTTCGTGGAGCAGTTCATCGCGCCTACGGGAGCCTTCGCTTACTTGAACGTGAACGACGGCACGCCGCTCAAGCTCTTTCTGTCTTCCTTTTCCTGGTACGGCCGCCGCGCTCCCTACGTGATCTACCGGTTCTTCTACTCGGCGCTGACCGCGCTCTTCTCGAGCGGTCCCTTCTTCAAGGACGAACGTGCGCGGGCGCGACTCGCCGACGAACGGATGAAGACGTTCGCCGCCGACCAGGGCGTCGCCCTCGACGTCGCGCGCGGCGTGCTCGCGGGCCGCGCGCGGCCGACGCTCGACAGCATGGCGCACACCTTCGCGCGTCTCTACCTCGACCGCGTCTTTTCAACGCTTGGCATCGGCGCCGGCGCCGCGGCGCTCGCGCTCGGCCGCCAAGTGGAGGGCGGTGCGATGCTCTCCATGGGGGTCGCCATGATGGCGGCCAGCTGGGCCATCGGACACGATCGCTACGCGGGGACGGTCGCCGAGCGCCTTGAGCGAGGGGCTCGCTCCGTCGCCGACGAAGCGGGCGCCCGGCTCGTGGTCTTCGGGCACACGCATCGAGAGGCCACCTTTGAGCGTTACGCCAACACCGGCAGCTTTGCGTTTCCGCGCGGTGCGCCGGGGCGTCCGTTCTTGGAGATCGAAGGCGCGCTCGACCGCCCGCGCGCGCTTCGTCGCTACTGGACGAGCGACGCACCGCGCTGA
- a CDS encoding BolA family transcriptional regulator has protein sequence MSDHPTNFQGSIPDAIRDAIVAKLADARVTVAGGGGHFTIEVVSAAFQGLGRVDSQRLVYGAIAHLMAGDMAPVHAVDSLKTKTP, from the coding sequence ATGAGCGATCACCCGACGAACTTCCAGGGCTCCATCCCCGACGCGATTCGCGATGCCATCGTCGCCAAGTTGGCCGATGCGCGCGTGACCGTGGCGGGTGGCGGAGGGCACTTCACCATCGAGGTGGTCTCGGCGGCCTTTCAAGGCCTCGGCCGCGTCGATTCGCAGCGGCTCGTCTATGGCGCGATCGCCCACCTGATGGCGGGCGACATGGCGCCGGTGCACGCCGTCGACAGCCTCAAGACGAAGACTCCGTGA
- a CDS encoding FecR domain-containing protein translates to MRIPPVEPLSEARWNRIERGVFSELDAETAPVAPPRKKAPRRGWLLAGSFAVAASVAAFVGVRTFAGAEREIPVSHVQTGDGESTLTVGDSVIRVAKESAIVVDGDAKRGVLLVLDRGTVSCNVAPRSGRPAYVVQAGNVRVRVVGTEFRVTRAGAGANVEVEHGVVEVTGGGTSRVLRDGERFTQNEAALVPVAPSAKGGGETETEATVPQPKEREAAPAAPHGTGRRARALGSKRASDGGIVRELDDAPLSAPATPREQYEQAARLERSDPEGAARGYRTLAGGTGPWAPNALFALARLEASRGRSGEARRLADEYLAKYPTGMNAADARELRVKLR, encoded by the coding sequence GTGAGAATCCCGCCCGTTGAACCGCTGAGCGAGGCTCGATGGAATCGCATCGAGCGCGGCGTCTTTTCCGAGCTCGACGCCGAGACGGCGCCCGTCGCTCCGCCGCGAAAGAAAGCTCCACGGCGCGGCTGGCTCCTCGCCGGCTCGTTCGCCGTCGCGGCCTCCGTCGCCGCTTTCGTGGGCGTCCGCACCTTCGCGGGTGCGGAGCGCGAGATCCCCGTCTCGCACGTGCAGACCGGCGACGGCGAATCGACCCTCACCGTTGGCGACTCGGTCATCCGGGTCGCGAAGGAGAGCGCGATCGTCGTCGATGGCGACGCGAAGCGCGGCGTGCTTCTGGTGCTCGATCGCGGAACCGTCTCATGCAACGTCGCGCCGCGCAGCGGTAGACCGGCGTACGTGGTGCAGGCTGGCAACGTGCGCGTGCGCGTCGTCGGCACCGAGTTCCGAGTCACGCGCGCCGGCGCTGGTGCCAACGTCGAGGTCGAGCACGGCGTCGTAGAAGTGACCGGCGGCGGCACCTCACGCGTCCTTCGCGACGGGGAGCGCTTCACACAAAACGAAGCCGCGCTCGTGCCGGTCGCACCGTCCGCGAAAGGCGGGGGCGAGACCGAAACCGAGGCCACCGTTCCGCAACCCAAAGAGCGCGAGGCCGCGCCCGCGGCGCCTCACGGGACGGGGCGCCGCGCGCGCGCTTTGGGAAGCAAGCGAGCAAGCGACGGTGGCATCGTGCGAGAGCTCGACGACGCGCCTCTCTCGGCCCCGGCGACGCCGCGTGAACAATACGAACAGGCCGCTCGCCTCGAACGAAGCGACCCGGAAGGCGCCGCGCGCGGCTACCGCACCCTCGCCGGTGGCACGGGCCCGTGGGCGCCGAACGCCCTCTTCGCGTTGGCTCGCCTCGAGGCGAGCCGCGGGAGGAGCGGCGAGGCGCGGCGCCTCGCTGACGAGTACCTCGCCAAATATCCAACCGGCATGAACGCCGCCGACGCGCGCGAGCTCCGCGTCAAGTTGCGCTAG
- the grxD gene encoding Grx4 family monothiol glutaredoxin has translation MSEVHQKIAGLVAAHPVVLFMKGSRRFPQCGFSGRVVSILDQVLPGYETVNVLSDPALRDGIKAFSEWPTIPQLYVKGKFVGGADIVTEMFESGELKELLGDLAAPAAPAKAPSVTLTEAAAKAFADAKESADDVVRLTVDAQFKVDLFFDAKQPDDFVVAAAGITLVVDAATARRADGIRIDFVAGENGGFRIDNPNEPPRVRPLGVVELKAMLERGEKLALFDVRTPPERAIVKIAGDVFLDEAGLAHLEGLSRDTPVVFYCHHGGRSRSAAERFLSMGFVRVYNVEGGVDAWARTVDPSLATY, from the coding sequence ATGTCCGAAGTTCATCAGAAGATCGCTGGCCTCGTGGCCGCGCACCCCGTCGTCCTCTTCATGAAGGGTTCGCGGCGATTCCCTCAATGTGGATTTTCTGGCCGCGTCGTATCGATCCTCGACCAGGTGTTGCCCGGCTACGAGACCGTGAACGTGCTGAGCGATCCCGCGCTTCGCGATGGCATCAAGGCCTTCTCCGAGTGGCCGACGATTCCCCAGCTCTACGTCAAAGGGAAGTTCGTCGGCGGCGCCGACATCGTGACGGAGATGTTCGAGAGCGGTGAGCTCAAGGAGCTGCTCGGCGACCTGGCCGCGCCGGCGGCGCCCGCAAAGGCGCCCAGCGTGACGCTCACGGAGGCCGCTGCGAAGGCCTTCGCCGATGCCAAGGAGAGCGCCGACGACGTCGTTCGCCTGACCGTCGACGCCCAGTTCAAGGTCGACCTCTTCTTCGACGCGAAACAGCCCGACGACTTCGTCGTCGCCGCGGCGGGCATCACGCTCGTCGTCGACGCGGCCACGGCGCGTCGCGCCGACGGCATCCGGATTGACTTCGTCGCTGGGGAAAATGGCGGCTTTCGCATCGACAACCCCAACGAGCCTCCGCGCGTCCGTCCCCTCGGCGTCGTCGAGCTGAAGGCCATGTTGGAACGCGGCGAGAAGCTCGCCCTCTTCGACGTTCGCACGCCGCCGGAGCGGGCCATCGTGAAGATCGCCGGCGACGTGTTCCTCGACGAGGCGGGCCTCGCGCACCTCGAGGGCCTCTCGCGCGACACGCCGGTGGTCTTCTATTGCCACCACGGCGGTCGGAGTCGCTCCGCGGCGGAGCGCTTCCTTTCCATGGGCTTTGTCCGCGTCTACAACGTGGAGGGTGGCGTTGACGCGTGGGCCCGCACCGTCGACCCGTCGCTCGCCACGTATTGA
- a CDS encoding ABC transporter permease produces MTDGAVRWAALRELSLARLRLFWREPGTLFWTFVFPILMSVVLGAAFRSRPPQPAEVVVAEGPGAPALVEALRASSEVRPRLLPAPEAERALFSGRVSVMVTASHDDGSAAHLRYDPSRPESRLGRALVVDALERARGRRDLVATTEERVTEAGARYIDFLIPGLIGMGLMSSGLWGIGFSLAEMRSKKLLKRLVATPMRRSDFLASFLVVRAALVAVELPPLLLFASFVWGVPVRGSLALVALVALTGALTFAMLGLLVASRAENPQVVSGLINVISFPMLLCSGVFFSSENFPSWSQPIIGALPLTALIDALRGVMLDGRGITWLAKPMGVVGLWGLSAFVLALRLFRWR; encoded by the coding sequence GTGACTGACGGCGCGGTACGTTGGGCGGCCTTGCGCGAGCTGTCACTCGCGCGGCTGCGTTTGTTCTGGCGCGAGCCGGGGACACTCTTCTGGACCTTCGTATTTCCGATTCTCATGTCCGTCGTGTTGGGCGCCGCCTTTCGCTCGCGTCCGCCTCAGCCGGCCGAGGTCGTGGTGGCGGAAGGTCCCGGCGCGCCCGCTCTCGTAGAAGCCCTTCGCGCGTCGAGCGAGGTTCGCCCCCGGCTCCTGCCGGCGCCGGAAGCGGAGCGAGCCCTGTTCTCGGGTCGCGTGTCGGTGATGGTCACCGCGTCGCACGACGACGGCTCCGCGGCGCACCTTCGCTACGATCCTTCGCGGCCCGAGAGCCGTCTCGGCCGCGCGCTCGTGGTCGATGCGCTGGAGCGTGCGCGCGGGCGCCGCGACCTCGTCGCCACGACGGAAGAGCGCGTCACCGAAGCCGGTGCACGTTACATCGATTTCTTGATCCCCGGCCTCATCGGCATGGGTCTCATGTCGAGCGGTCTCTGGGGCATTGGCTTTTCGCTCGCCGAGATGCGCTCCAAGAAGCTCCTCAAGCGACTCGTGGCGACCCCGATGCGTCGCTCAGACTTCTTGGCGTCGTTTCTCGTCGTGCGAGCCGCCCTTGTGGCCGTCGAGCTCCCTCCCCTGTTGTTGTTCGCCTCCTTCGTGTGGGGCGTGCCCGTGCGCGGCTCCTTGGCGCTCGTGGCACTGGTTGCGCTGACTGGGGCGCTGACCTTCGCGATGCTCGGCTTGCTCGTAGCATCGCGAGCCGAAAACCCACAGGTGGTCTCGGGTTTGATCAACGTCATCTCCTTTCCGATGCTCCTCTGCTCCGGCGTGTTCTTCTCGAGCGAGAACTTCCCAAGCTGGAGCCAGCCGATCATCGGGGCGTTGCCTCTGACGGCGCTCATCGACGCGCTTCGCGGCGTCATGCTCGACGGTCGCGGCATCACCTGGCTCGCGAAGCCCATGGGCGTCGTCGGTCTTTGGGGCCTCTCGGCGTTCGTCCTCGCGCTTCGATTGTTTCGTTGGCGCTAG
- a CDS encoding leucyl/phenylalanyl-tRNA--protein transferase, giving the protein MAVPFPPLEPPPARVEFPSPRDLGDEDVAAVGGDFSPSTLLLAYRSGIFPWPNGRLVGWFSPDPRAIFPLERAHFSRSLVRTLRRRVLGRRPFVVTVDAAFQEVMRLSAETRPEGTWITPPLFRGYVKLHEMGWAHSVEVWLEGGESRELVGGIYGLSIGGLFAGESMFHLCTDASKVAFAHLVARLTAAGAELFDVQVPNEHLTSLGCVSLPRDAYLDRLANALDKPSCDWGALADVDPWRASGA; this is encoded by the coding sequence TTGGCCGTTCCGTTCCCTCCCCTCGAGCCACCGCCAGCGCGCGTCGAGTTTCCGTCGCCTCGCGACTTGGGCGACGAAGACGTGGCGGCCGTCGGCGGGGACTTCAGCCCGTCGACGCTCCTCTTGGCGTATCGCTCGGGCATCTTCCCATGGCCGAACGGTCGCCTCGTGGGCTGGTTCTCACCCGACCCTCGCGCGATCTTCCCGCTCGAGCGGGCGCACTTCTCGCGGAGCCTCGTCCGCACCTTGCGGCGACGCGTCCTCGGGCGAAGACCATTCGTCGTCACGGTGGACGCTGCCTTTCAAGAGGTTATGCGCTTGTCCGCCGAGACGCGGCCAGAAGGCACGTGGATCACGCCGCCGCTCTTTCGTGGATACGTGAAGCTGCACGAGATGGGCTGGGCCCACAGCGTCGAGGTCTGGCTCGAAGGCGGAGAATCGCGGGAGCTGGTGGGCGGCATCTACGGCCTCTCGATCGGCGGTCTGTTCGCCGGCGAATCCATGTTCCACCTCTGCACCGATGCCTCGAAGGTCGCCTTCGCGCATCTCGTCGCGCGACTCACGGCGGCAGGAGCGGAGCTCTTCGATGTGCAGGTGCCGAACGAGCATCTGACGTCGCTGGGCTGCGTTTCGCTCCCTCGCGACGCGTATTTGGACCGCCTCGCAAACGCGTTGGACAAGCCCTCATGCGACTGGGGCGCGCTCGCCGACGTTGATCCCTGGCGAGCCAGCGGGGCGTAA
- a CDS encoding ABC transporter ATP-binding protein, which translates to MSEPPAISCRSLVKVFGSVVAVRGLDLEVRRGECFGLLGPNGAGKTTTLEILLGLTAATSGAVELFGRTWETDERWLRERVGVSLQETRFPEKLTVRELLELFRSFFSTGRGADELLDVVALREKEHARAETLSGGQRQRLAVACALVGKPQLLFLDEPTTGLDPQSRRSLWDVLDAQKASGGTVLLTTHYMDEADRLCDRVAIIDRGKCIALGSPAELKRALNGGQGAHFADVTSSGPWPEGALEALPAVSHVTRRGEEATLRTSDLHVTLPALVARAAELGLTLTRLATHEATLEDVFVSLTGRQLRD; encoded by the coding sequence ATGAGCGAGCCGCCGGCCATTTCCTGCCGCAGCCTCGTTAAAGTCTTCGGCTCGGTCGTAGCGGTGCGCGGCCTCGACCTCGAGGTGCGGCGCGGCGAGTGTTTCGGCCTCTTGGGCCCCAACGGTGCCGGCAAGACGACGACGCTCGAGATCCTCCTCGGCCTCACCGCTGCCACGAGCGGCGCCGTCGAATTGTTCGGCCGGACCTGGGAGACCGACGAGCGGTGGCTTCGTGAGCGCGTCGGCGTGTCGCTCCAGGAGACGCGATTCCCCGAGAAGCTCACAGTGCGTGAGCTCCTCGAGCTCTTTCGCTCGTTCTTCTCGACGGGGCGCGGCGCGGACGAGCTCCTCGACGTGGTGGCGCTCCGCGAGAAGGAGCACGCTCGCGCCGAGACCCTGTCGGGCGGCCAGCGCCAACGACTGGCTGTCGCTTGCGCGCTCGTGGGCAAGCCTCAGCTCTTGTTCCTCGATGAACCAACCACGGGACTCGATCCGCAGTCGCGCCGCTCCCTCTGGGACGTGCTTGACGCGCAAAAGGCGTCTGGCGGCACCGTCCTTCTGACCACGCACTACATGGACGAGGCCGACCGCCTCTGCGACCGCGTGGCGATCATCGACCGAGGAAAGTGCATCGCCCTTGGCTCGCCGGCAGAGCTGAAGCGAGCGCTCAACGGCGGACAGGGCGCCCACTTCGCCGACGTGACGAGCAGCGGCCCTTGGCCCGAAGGCGCCCTCGAAGCGCTGCCGGCCGTGAGCCACGTCACCCGGCGCGGCGAGGAGGCCACGCTCCGCACGAGCGATCTCCACGTGACCTTGCCGGCGCTCGTCGCACGCGCCGCCGAGCTGGGCCTCACGCTGACGAGGCTCGCCACCCACGAGGCCACGCTCGAAGACGTCTTCGTGAGCCTCACGGGGAGGCAGCTCCGTGACTGA
- a CDS encoding PHB depolymerase family esterase produces the protein MGRAGVCGAVMLVSFSFACSDADGPAANATLLGGAGNGTSSAGSTADRHEAACTKGTKRYGTLGYVECTPSLRHRQGAQDKRPGLVIAMHGYTQGVEGGGDKGGDERAWGFKPTSQWAVLAERFNFYVLFPDKGTQAFSWYSYFGTSGIGRSDLEPQALAQMTKDAILRHGIDPARVFVNGLSAGAYMTVVMLATYPDLFAAGATFAGGAYGCSVQCAALGRKGQGWTFPGNHDAALVKKAYPTVWNDAAARKPRLLVFQGDADGAVTPENMADLTQQWLGASGVPSSTAMKSALKGHELVTYGSPSAPSLVTVLMKGAGHGTPVDPGGGNDQGGWDPEPSVKMASDQQGGQDWTNSTGIYGPYYAAKFFGLVD, from the coding sequence ATGGGCAGAGCTGGCGTGTGCGGGGCTGTGATGCTCGTGTCTTTCAGCTTCGCGTGCAGCGACGCCGACGGCCCCGCGGCTAACGCGACGCTGCTCGGAGGCGCCGGCAACGGAACGTCATCGGCGGGTAGCACCGCCGATCGTCACGAGGCCGCGTGCACCAAAGGAACGAAACGCTACGGGACCCTCGGCTACGTCGAATGCACGCCGTCGTTGCGCCATAGACAAGGCGCGCAGGACAAGCGGCCGGGTCTCGTCATCGCCATGCACGGGTACACGCAAGGCGTCGAGGGCGGCGGTGACAAAGGCGGCGACGAGCGCGCCTGGGGCTTCAAGCCCACATCGCAGTGGGCCGTCCTGGCGGAGCGCTTCAACTTCTACGTGCTCTTCCCCGACAAGGGGACCCAGGCCTTTAGCTGGTACTCGTATTTTGGAACGTCGGGCATCGGCCGGAGCGATCTCGAGCCGCAGGCGCTCGCGCAAATGACCAAAGACGCCATCCTGCGCCACGGCATCGACCCGGCGCGGGTCTTCGTGAACGGGCTCTCGGCGGGCGCGTACATGACTGTCGTGATGCTCGCCACCTACCCCGACCTGTTCGCCGCCGGCGCGACCTTCGCGGGAGGCGCCTACGGATGTTCCGTGCAGTGCGCCGCCCTCGGGCGGAAGGGCCAAGGGTGGACCTTTCCGGGCAACCACGACGCAGCGCTCGTTAAGAAGGCCTACCCGACGGTCTGGAATGACGCGGCGGCGCGAAAGCCGCGGCTCCTGGTCTTTCAAGGCGACGCCGACGGCGCCGTCACCCCCGAGAACATGGCAGACCTCACGCAGCAGTGGCTCGGCGCGTCGGGCGTGCCCTCTTCGACAGCCATGAAGAGCGCTCTCAAGGGTCACGAACTAGTGACCTATGGGTCTCCGAGCGCTCCATCGCTCGTGACGGTGCTCATGAAGGGCGCGGGGCACGGCACCCCCGTCGATCCCGGTGGCGGCAACGATCAGGGCGGTTGGGATCCGGAGCCGAGCGTGAAGATGGCGAGCGATCAGCAAGGCGGCCAAGACTGGACCAACAGCACCGGCATCTACGGCCCGTATTATGCGGCGAAGTTTTTTGGTCTGGTCGATTGA